A genome region from Chlorobaculum tepidum TLS includes the following:
- a CDS encoding ABC transporter ATP-binding protein — protein sequence MSKQPYIIRISNLCRYYTMGDQTVKALDDINLDFRRNDYAAIMGPSGSGKSTLMNILGCLDTPTSGRYELNGQHVADMDDDELARIRNREIGFVFQTFNLLPRLNCLRNVELPLVYAGVEPEERLERARQALEQVGLVDRIDHKPGELSGGQTQRVAIARALVNHPSIILADEPTGNLDTATSHDIMEIFSKLSDAGNTIILITHEEDIARFTRRIIRLRDGRIESDSAP from the coding sequence ATGAGCAAGCAGCCGTACATCATCCGGATCAGCAACCTCTGCCGGTATTACACCATGGGCGACCAGACGGTCAAGGCGCTCGACGACATTAACCTCGATTTTCGCAGGAACGACTACGCGGCCATCATGGGGCCATCGGGCAGCGGCAAATCGACCCTGATGAACATTCTCGGCTGCCTCGACACACCGACGTCGGGACGCTACGAGCTGAACGGCCAGCATGTGGCTGACATGGACGACGACGAGCTGGCCCGCATCCGCAACCGCGAGATCGGCTTTGTCTTCCAGACCTTCAACCTGCTGCCGCGCCTCAACTGCCTGCGCAATGTCGAACTGCCGCTGGTCTATGCCGGAGTCGAGCCGGAGGAGCGGCTCGAACGGGCGCGGCAGGCACTCGAACAGGTTGGTCTCGTCGACCGCATCGACCACAAGCCCGGCGAACTCTCGGGCGGGCAGACGCAGCGCGTGGCTATCGCGCGGGCGCTGGTGAATCACCCGTCGATCATCCTGGCCGACGAGCCGACCGGCAACCTCGATACGGCCACGAGCCACGACATCATGGAGATTTTCAGCAAACTCTCCGACGCGGGCAACACCATCATCCTCATCACCCACGAAGAGGACATCGCCCGCTTCACCCGCCGCATCATCCGCCTGCGAGACGGCAGAATCGAAAGCGACTCGGCGCCATGA
- a CDS encoding TolC family protein produces MVKKSVFIGILLLILPALTIHAESQPARTLSLHECITIALNNASDVKKAENARHLSGVDLLRRYGNFLPKVTSSASYVPRSVNRSYTSYSPLYGAGSDTAINMTSRTSTVDMSLTASLNLFNGLSDYAALQAALDRKKAAGFTLQRAKETIAYDVTQHYYQVLLDKELLDIARENLKTSRDLLTLTERQFNIGLKSITDLYQQQAEASNSNLAVINAENQLRRSKLELVRRLRIDPAEEIALEPVDTAAIEKLSPEVDIAALSAASLQQRADLKAQGLERDAARQDVRQVAGSRLPRLDLAFTMSSGAIDSYKTTMLGQTYDYAYPSVSKQLKNGIDHAVSLNLSWTIFDGFSTRYNVESAKVVSRNRQLDYEELKDGIEIDLKQVAGDYQAAFTRIESAKKSLKASESAAQGITRKYDLGASNFVELSSARAALFSARSTLTQAIYNLALQKALLDYTSGVGIEEVSNASSH; encoded by the coding sequence ATGGTGAAAAAAAGCGTTTTCATTGGTATTCTTCTCCTCATCCTGCCAGCCCTGACCATCCACGCAGAAAGTCAGCCGGCGAGAACCCTTTCACTGCACGAGTGCATCACGATTGCGCTCAACAACGCCTCCGACGTTAAAAAAGCTGAAAACGCCCGGCATCTTAGCGGTGTCGATCTTCTGAGAAGGTATGGCAACTTCCTGCCAAAAGTCACCTCCTCGGCCAGTTATGTACCCCGTTCGGTCAACCGCTCATACACATCATACTCACCGCTGTACGGCGCCGGGTCGGACACAGCGATCAACATGACCTCCCGCACTTCGACCGTCGATATGAGCCTGACGGCATCGCTCAACCTCTTCAACGGCCTGAGCGACTACGCAGCCCTGCAAGCGGCGCTCGACCGCAAAAAGGCCGCGGGGTTCACGCTTCAGCGCGCAAAAGAGACCATCGCTTACGACGTGACACAGCACTACTATCAGGTGCTGCTGGACAAGGAACTGCTCGATATCGCGCGGGAAAATCTCAAGACATCGCGCGATTTGCTGACCCTGACCGAGCGGCAGTTCAACATCGGCCTCAAGTCCATCACCGACCTCTACCAGCAGCAGGCGGAAGCGAGCAACAGCAACCTCGCCGTCATCAACGCCGAAAACCAGCTCCGTCGAAGCAAGCTCGAACTCGTCCGGCGCCTGCGCATCGATCCGGCTGAAGAGATCGCGCTCGAACCGGTGGACACCGCGGCAATCGAAAAGCTCTCGCCCGAGGTGGACATTGCGGCGCTTTCGGCAGCAAGCCTCCAGCAGCGGGCTGACCTCAAGGCGCAGGGCCTCGAACGCGACGCAGCGCGGCAGGATGTCCGGCAGGTTGCAGGCTCGCGGCTGCCAAGGCTTGACCTCGCCTTCACCATGAGCAGTGGCGCGATCGACTCCTACAAAACCACCATGCTGGGCCAGACCTACGACTACGCCTATCCGTCCGTCAGCAAGCAGCTCAAAAACGGCATCGACCACGCCGTTTCGCTTAACCTTTCGTGGACGATCTTCGACGGCTTCTCGACGCGCTACAATGTCGAGTCGGCAAAGGTGGTCAGCCGGAACAGGCAGCTCGATTACGAGGAGCTGAAAGATGGCATCGAAATCGACCTGAAGCAGGTCGCCGGTGACTACCAGGCAGCCTTCACCCGAATCGAGTCGGCAAAAAAGAGCCTGAAGGCTTCGGAATCGGCGGCTCAGGGCATCACTCGCAAATACGATCTCGGTGCCTCGAACTTTGTCGAACTCAGCTCGGCGAGGGCGGCGCTTTTCAGCGCCCGCTCGACCCTGACGCAGGCGATTTACAACCTCGCGCTGCAAAAGGCGCTGCTCGATTACACCAGTGGCGTCGGCATCGAAGAGGTCAGCAACGCATCATCTCACTGA
- a CDS encoding tetratricopeptide repeat protein, with amino-acid sequence MTSDPHLIFADVSLDIKCGAFQSALDKLKEVERWLPESYIFHLLTARAARGLKRYEEAIEHLGHCCRIAPANQVAWRELIEVKTLQSQAPEPARTPAIDEVAVEFEELSKALAGFTPPRATECFEPTPIAEQKQPFPDDASIAVPTESLAKLFVNQGAYKKAIRVYTSLIQLNPSKADHYRQSIDKVLEKL; translated from the coding sequence ATGACCAGTGACCCGCACCTCATATTTGCCGATGTGTCGCTGGACATCAAATGCGGTGCGTTCCAGTCGGCCCTCGACAAGCTGAAAGAAGTGGAGCGATGGCTTCCAGAATCCTACATCTTTCATCTGCTTACCGCACGGGCAGCGCGAGGACTGAAACGGTATGAAGAGGCCATCGAACATCTCGGCCACTGCTGCCGCATCGCACCGGCAAACCAGGTCGCCTGGCGGGAGCTGATCGAGGTCAAGACGCTCCAGTCGCAAGCACCTGAACCGGCGCGGACACCGGCCATCGACGAAGTCGCCGTGGAGTTCGAGGAGCTCTCGAAAGCTCTCGCTGGATTCACTCCACCACGAGCCACCGAATGCTTCGAGCCAACACCGATTGCCGAACAGAAGCAGCCATTCCCCGACGACGCATCGATTGCCGTTCCGACCGAGTCGCTGGCCAAGCTGTTCGTCAATCAGGGCGCGTACAAAAAGGCCATCCGGGTTTACACCTCCCTCATTCAGCTCAATCCGTCAAAGGCAGATCACTACCGGCAGTCCATCGACAAGGTGCTCGAAAAACTCTGA
- a CDS encoding efflux RND transporter periplasmic adaptor subunit encodes MANTKRSGKLRNIFIIGGALFAIGVAALIWLNTREKAVEVTTEKVFRKEVVHTVTATGKIQPETEVAMSPDVSGEIIELPVVEGQEVKAGQLLFRIQPDIYVNQVKQSRAQLNLSKAQSMEAKARMLKAEDDFRKADILYKDKLISQTDWLSAKTNAETSRAAWKAARYSIDQNQSLLDQNEERLTKTVVRSPINGTIISLSSKPGERVVGTGQFPGTEVLKIANLDNMLLKVEVNENDIVNVQVGNPVTVTVDAFGDRTFKGEVSEIANSAKTQAANTQEEATNFEVKIKILNHQRLLKPGMSGTANIETQRVPNALVVPIQSVTMRTAGGKKAATPTDSTSNNKVVQLNQNHRLTDETEGVFVVEGDHVRFRKVKTGTTDNTHIIILEGVKEGEEVVSGSYGAISRELQDGSTVKLQKKR; translated from the coding sequence ATGGCTAACACCAAACGCTCCGGAAAACTCCGCAACATCTTCATCATCGGCGGCGCGCTCTTCGCCATCGGAGTCGCAGCGCTCATCTGGCTGAACACGCGCGAAAAAGCGGTCGAGGTGACCACCGAAAAGGTGTTCCGCAAGGAGGTGGTGCACACCGTTACTGCAACCGGCAAGATTCAGCCTGAAACCGAAGTAGCCATGTCTCCCGACGTCTCCGGCGAGATCATCGAGCTGCCGGTCGTGGAGGGGCAGGAGGTGAAAGCCGGGCAACTGCTCTTCCGGATCCAGCCCGACATCTACGTCAACCAGGTCAAGCAGAGCCGGGCGCAGCTCAATCTGTCGAAGGCGCAAAGCATGGAGGCCAAAGCACGGATGCTTAAGGCGGAGGACGATTTTCGCAAAGCAGACATTTTGTATAAAGACAAGCTCATTTCCCAAACCGACTGGCTCTCGGCGAAAACCAACGCCGAAACGAGCCGTGCAGCCTGGAAAGCAGCCCGATATTCCATCGACCAGAACCAGAGCCTGCTCGACCAGAACGAAGAGCGCCTTACCAAAACCGTGGTGCGTTCGCCCATCAACGGCACGATCATTTCGCTAAGTAGCAAACCAGGCGAGCGCGTTGTCGGCACCGGCCAGTTCCCCGGCACCGAGGTGCTCAAGATCGCCAATCTGGACAACATGCTGCTCAAGGTCGAGGTGAACGAGAACGACATCGTGAACGTGCAGGTCGGCAACCCAGTCACCGTAACGGTCGATGCGTTCGGCGACCGCACCTTCAAAGGTGAGGTGAGCGAAATCGCCAATTCTGCCAAAACTCAGGCCGCGAACACGCAGGAGGAGGCAACCAACTTCGAGGTCAAGATCAAAATCCTCAACCACCAGCGCCTGCTCAAACCCGGCATGAGCGGCACGGCAAATATCGAAACCCAGCGAGTGCCGAACGCGCTGGTAGTGCCGATCCAGAGCGTCACCATGCGAACGGCGGGCGGCAAAAAAGCGGCAACGCCAACCGATTCCACAAGCAACAACAAGGTCGTGCAGCTCAACCAGAATCATCGCCTTACCGATGAAACCGAAGGCGTGTTCGTCGTCGAAGGCGACCATGTGCGCTTCAGAAAGGTCAAAACCGGCACGACCGACAACACCCATATTATTATCCTCGAAGGAGTGAAAGAGGGCGAAGAGGTCGTGTCGGGCAGTTACGGCGCCATCAGCCGCGAATTGCAGGACGGTAGCACCGTGAAGCTTCAGAAGAAACGATGA
- a CDS encoding DUF2515 family protein, with translation MLRSKEEWQETAESVLPPEERYVDRNRMITARYAGWYLENPGTLKWAGMAAFASRQVGLAIMAADLMTAPERDGSGNPLLALHRFGVDWFMRADFEQIRRGNNNIYRDIAWAHAAYVGGGMAELEACASEPEDTLLVKGFGMIDRGRALCRRDAGSPAGERLIWEGNICLLRHEQVDVLQPIFDTLSVGGRIMASFGSELDFSGALFPDSRFRTSFSLFYGYLETLTGLKSVANPDDRWRWVEQSVIPSWQAAERQMSAPCPTRNALQKMAACEQ, from the coding sequence GAGCGGTATGTCGACCGTAACCGCATGATTACCGCTCGCTATGCAGGCTGGTATCTCGAAAATCCTGGAACCCTGAAATGGGCCGGTATGGCGGCCTTTGCTTCCCGGCAGGTCGGCTTGGCCATTATGGCTGCCGATCTCATGACCGCGCCAGAGCGAGACGGTTCCGGCAATCCCTTGCTGGCACTCCACCGTTTCGGTGTGGACTGGTTCATGCGTGCCGATTTCGAACAGATTCGCCGGGGCAACAACAACATTTACCGTGATATCGCCTGGGCGCACGCTGCTTATGTCGGTGGCGGGATGGCCGAGCTGGAAGCGTGCGCTTCCGAGCCCGAGGATACTTTGCTGGTGAAGGGGTTCGGTATGATCGATCGGGGGCGCGCACTGTGTCGCCGGGATGCCGGCAGCCCGGCGGGGGAGCGATTGATCTGGGAGGGCAATATCTGCCTGCTTCGTCACGAGCAGGTCGATGTGCTTCAGCCGATATTTGACACGCTGAGCGTCGGCGGGCGCATTATGGCTTCGTTCGGCAGCGAGCTCGATTTTTCAGGAGCGCTGTTTCCCGACTCTCGTTTCCGTACCTCCTTCAGCTTGTTTTACGGTTATCTCGAAACACTTACGGGCCTGAAAAGCGTGGCCAATCCCGACGACCGGTGGCGTTGGGTCGAACAGAGCGTCATCCCCTCATGGCAGGCGGCAGAGCGACAGATGAGCGCGCCGTGCCCGACCAGAAACGCGTTGCAGAAAATGGCTGCCTGTGAGCAGTGA
- a CDS encoding ABC transporter permease has product MNSTLRQFRYETVESLNIAVYQIRANKIRSFLTALGVIIGIVAITMMGTAINGIDIGFDRSLAMLGYDVIYVQKGSWSTMGSWWRYRNRPDIETRYATEINRIIAGKTLSELIVAVPQMSTIQASARYRDREILQIFALGTNQDYPLTASGDLSAGRFFTAQESAAGDAVAVIGNDIATGLFPDGRAVGKSIRLRNHNVRVVGVFKKQGKFLGLFSFDNQLIMPLGAFTKVYGKTSMVTIRVKVRDEKRIPEAKEELTGLMRRIRRLPPGKADDFGINEQQAFKSQLDPIKNGIAVAGIFITGMSLFVGAIGIMNITFVSVKERTREIGLRKALGARRRTILLQFLIESVMICLVGGVIGLVTALSITVLIQNLLPDFPVSFSPMLVLASLVVSVATGIISGLAPAISASRLDPAVSLRYE; this is encoded by the coding sequence ATGAACAGCACTCTGCGGCAGTTCCGGTACGAAACGGTCGAAAGCCTGAATATCGCCGTGTACCAAATCAGGGCCAACAAGATCCGGTCATTCCTGACGGCGCTTGGCGTCATCATCGGCATCGTGGCGATCACCATGATGGGCACGGCGATCAACGGCATCGATATCGGTTTTGACCGGAGCCTCGCCATGCTTGGCTACGATGTGATCTACGTGCAGAAGGGATCGTGGAGCACGATGGGCTCGTGGTGGCGCTACCGCAACCGGCCTGATATCGAAACCCGGTATGCCACCGAGATCAACCGGATCATCGCAGGCAAAACGCTCTCCGAGCTGATCGTGGCCGTACCGCAAATGTCCACCATCCAGGCTTCCGCCCGTTACCGTGACCGCGAGATTCTGCAAATCTTCGCGCTCGGCACCAACCAGGACTACCCGCTCACCGCTTCGGGAGACCTGTCGGCGGGGCGCTTTTTCACAGCGCAGGAGTCGGCGGCAGGCGACGCTGTCGCGGTCATCGGCAACGACATCGCTACCGGCCTCTTCCCCGACGGACGGGCAGTCGGCAAGTCGATCCGACTGAGAAATCACAATGTGCGCGTGGTGGGCGTCTTCAAAAAGCAGGGCAAATTCCTCGGACTGTTCAGTTTCGACAACCAGCTCATCATGCCGCTCGGCGCGTTCACGAAGGTGTACGGAAAAACCTCGATGGTGACAATCAGGGTCAAGGTCAGGGATGAAAAACGGATTCCGGAGGCCAAGGAGGAGCTGACCGGACTGATGCGGCGCATCCGGAGGCTGCCGCCGGGCAAGGCGGACGACTTCGGCATCAACGAGCAGCAGGCGTTCAAAAGCCAGCTCGATCCGATCAAGAACGGCATCGCCGTTGCGGGCATCTTCATCACCGGAATGTCGCTGTTTGTTGGAGCCATCGGCATCATGAACATCACCTTCGTGAGCGTCAAGGAGCGCACCCGCGAAATCGGCCTGCGCAAGGCGCTCGGCGCACGACGGCGCACGATTCTGTTGCAGTTTCTCATCGAATCGGTGATGATCTGCCTTGTCGGCGGCGTGATTGGCCTCGTCACGGCGCTGTCGATCACCGTGCTGATTCAGAATCTGCTACCCGATTTCCCGGTCAGCTTCTCACCGATGCTCGTCCTGGCGAGCCTCGTGGTGTCGGTGGCAACCGGTATCATCTCCGGCCTCGCTCCGGCGATTTCGGCATCGAGGCTCGATCCGGCCGTTTCACTCAGGTACGAATAG
- a CDS encoding ABC transporter permease, protein MTLPIRETVIQAATSLAVNKLRSALTTLGVAVGVFSIIAVMTALDAVDRSIASGLSSLGANTFQIQKNPATVFGEGHNRNLYANRKDITWQEAQLFKKYMGQSARNIGLIITSQAAQASYGNEITNPDVTLTGGDESFAPANGFDVIEGRNLNDGDLRYASDTAVIGSDVAAYLFQQGQNPVGKQIRVNGKAYTVIGVFSKKGPAFGQSQDNFVLIPITRFLEEVNQESSIAISVEATSQKTYQQTIDQAIGAMRLARGLTVKMPNDFEIRTNESLVDSFRDIQRIVSIGAFIISFMALLTAGVGIMNIMLVSVTERTREIGIRMSVGAPRRSILQQFLLEALLLSIGGGVLGIVAGAAAGNLVAVKFNLPVMFPWLWVVVSLTVCSVIGISFGLFPAWKASSLDPVTALRASR, encoded by the coding sequence ATGACGCTCCCGATCCGTGAAACCGTGATACAAGCCGCAACATCGCTGGCAGTCAACAAGCTTCGTTCAGCCTTGACCACGCTCGGCGTGGCGGTAGGCGTTTTCTCCATCATCGCAGTCATGACGGCGCTTGACGCGGTTGACCGCTCGATTGCCTCTGGCCTGTCGAGCCTCGGCGCGAACACCTTTCAGATCCAGAAAAATCCGGCCACGGTGTTCGGCGAAGGCCACAACCGGAATCTGTACGCCAACCGCAAGGACATCACCTGGCAGGAGGCGCAGCTCTTTAAAAAATACATGGGCCAGAGCGCGCGCAACATTGGATTGATCATCACGAGCCAGGCTGCGCAGGCCAGTTACGGCAACGAAATCACCAATCCCGACGTCACGCTGACCGGAGGCGACGAAAGCTTCGCTCCGGCCAATGGCTTTGATGTCATCGAGGGCAGGAACCTGAACGACGGCGACCTCCGTTATGCCTCCGACACCGCCGTTATCGGCAGCGATGTCGCCGCGTACCTTTTCCAGCAGGGACAGAATCCGGTTGGCAAACAGATCAGGGTCAATGGCAAGGCCTACACGGTCATCGGCGTGTTCAGCAAAAAAGGGCCGGCGTTCGGTCAGAGCCAGGACAACTTCGTGCTCATCCCGATCACCCGCTTCCTCGAAGAGGTCAATCAGGAATCCAGCATAGCCATCAGCGTTGAGGCCACCTCACAGAAAACCTACCAGCAAACCATCGATCAGGCCATCGGCGCAATGCGGCTGGCGCGGGGGCTGACGGTGAAAATGCCGAACGATTTCGAGATCAGAACCAATGAATCGCTGGTCGATTCGTTCCGCGACATCCAGCGAATCGTCAGCATCGGAGCATTTATCATCAGCTTTATGGCGCTGTTGACCGCCGGCGTGGGCATCATGAACATCATGCTGGTCAGTGTGACGGAGCGAACACGGGAGATCGGCATCCGCATGTCGGTCGGCGCGCCGCGGCGCTCGATTTTGCAGCAGTTCCTGCTCGAAGCGCTGCTGCTCTCGATCGGCGGCGGCGTCCTCGGCATCGTGGCCGGAGCAGCGGCAGGCAACCTGGTGGCGGTCAAATTCAACCTGCCGGTGATGTTTCCGTGGCTGTGGGTCGTCGTGTCGCTGACAGTATGCTCGGTCATCGGCATCTCGTTCGGACTTTTCCCGGCCTGGAAAGCCTCCAGCCTTGACCCGGTCACTGCACTCCGCGCTTCGAGGTAA